The following proteins are co-located in the Oceanimonas sp. GK1 genome:
- the rlmB gene encoding 23S rRNA (guanosine(2251)-2'-O)-methyltransferase RlmB: MSSELIFGIHALNAALESHPENILEVWLLKGRDDARLQQLQDRLQQVGVRAQLAGRQTLDGKAGGAQHQGVVARVKALPALNEADLDALLGRTETPLLLVLDGVTDPHNLGACLRTADAAGVHGVIVPRDKSASLTPVARKVACGAAEVVPLFQVTNLSRTLRSLQDKGIWVVGTAGEADHGIYQASFTGPLALVMGAEGKGMRRLTREHCDELVSIPMAGSVSSLNVSVATGVCLFEMVRQRGQ; encoded by the coding sequence ATGAGTAGTGAACTGATCTTCGGCATTCACGCCCTGAACGCCGCCCTGGAAAGTCACCCCGAAAACATTCTGGAAGTCTGGCTGCTCAAGGGCCGGGACGACGCCCGGCTGCAGCAACTGCAGGACCGGCTGCAGCAGGTGGGCGTGCGCGCTCAACTGGCCGGCCGCCAGACCCTGGATGGCAAAGCCGGTGGCGCCCAGCACCAGGGCGTGGTGGCCCGGGTGAAGGCGTTGCCGGCACTGAACGAGGCGGATCTGGACGCCTTGCTGGGACGCACCGAGACGCCGCTGCTGCTGGTGCTGGATGGCGTCACCGACCCGCACAACCTGGGCGCCTGTCTGCGCACCGCCGATGCCGCCGGGGTGCACGGGGTGATTGTGCCCAGAGACAAGTCTGCCAGCCTGACGCCGGTGGCACGCAAGGTGGCCTGTGGCGCCGCCGAGGTGGTGCCACTGTTTCAGGTGACCAACCTGTCGCGCACCCTGCGGTCTTTGCAGGACAAGGGCATCTGGGTGGTGGGCACCGCCGGTGAAGCGGATCACGGCATCTACCAGGCCAGCTTCACCGGGCCGCTGGCGCTGGTGATGGGGGCCGAGGGCAAGGGCATGCGTCGCCTGACCCGGGAGCACTGCGACGAGCTGGTGAGCATTCCCATGGCGGGCTCGGTGTCCAGCCTGAACGTGTCGGTGGCCACCGGTGTTTGCCTGTTTGAAATGGTGCGCCAGCGCGGCCAGTGA
- a CDS encoding DMT family transporter, which translates to MQQLVGRMKADSQLLAIFLLVLGNLMISFGDVLVKLMGQSQISPYQYVFLRFTLTSLLLLPFWWRLAPERRGWGQWKIHFLRGHLLLLGSACVFISLIYLPLATANAVFYAAPLLTLPLAALISRESVRPATYGVSLLGFGGILVVLNPAEWHWAGWVALLTALSMAATNVLVRRLPKGRSVLATLFMTQALAIPVSLALALPGWQPIPGEVWWLLAGATLVGVIYQGICIMAYAMADASKIAASEYSGLIFVTLMGMVLFAEYPDWNVYLGALVVIAAIGLQRRLR; encoded by the coding sequence ATGCAACAGTTAGTGGGGCGCATGAAGGCCGACAGCCAGTTGCTGGCGATCTTTCTGTTGGTGCTCGGCAACCTGATGATCTCGTTTGGGGACGTGCTGGTGAAGCTGATGGGGCAGAGCCAGATAAGCCCTTACCAGTACGTGTTTCTGCGCTTTACCCTGACCTCCCTGTTGCTGTTGCCGTTCTGGTGGCGGCTGGCGCCGGAACGCCGGGGCTGGGGCCAGTGGAAAATCCATTTTCTGCGGGGCCATCTGCTGCTGCTGGGCTCCGCCTGCGTGTTTATCAGCCTGATTTACCTGCCGCTGGCCACCGCCAATGCGGTGTTTTATGCCGCGCCCCTGCTGACGTTGCCGTTGGCGGCGCTTATCAGCCGGGAGTCGGTGCGCCCGGCCACCTACGGCGTGAGCCTGCTCGGCTTTGGCGGCATTCTGGTGGTGCTCAACCCGGCCGAGTGGCACTGGGCCGGCTGGGTGGCGCTGCTCACCGCGCTGTCGATGGCGGCCACCAATGTGCTGGTGCGCCGGCTGCCCAAGGGGCGCTCTGTGCTCGCCACCCTGTTCATGACCCAGGCGCTGGCCATTCCCGTCAGTCTGGCGCTGGCACTGCCCGGCTGGCAGCCTATTCCTGGTGAAGTATGGTGGCTGCTGGCGGGGGCTACCCTAGTGGGGGTTATTTATCAGGGCATCTGCATCATGGCCTACGCCATGGCCGATGCCAGCAAGATTGCCGCCAGCGAATACTCGGGGCTGATTTTCGTCACCCTGATGGGTATGGTGCTGTTTGCTGAGTACCCCGACTGGAACGTGTATCTGGGGGCACTGGTGGTGATCGCCGCCATCGGACTGCAGCGGCGGTTGCGCTGA
- the rpsF gene encoding 30S ribosomal protein S6, whose amino-acid sequence MRHYEIVFMVHPDQSEQVPGMIERYTGAITTAGGQIHRLEDWGRRQLAYPINKLHKAHYVLMNVEADQAVIDELETNFRYNDAVLRNMIMRTKQAVTEPSEMAKAKEERQPRRDDARAEAAAE is encoded by the coding sequence ATGCGTCATTACGAAATCGTATTCATGGTTCACCCCGACCAGAGTGAACAGGTTCCCGGCATGATCGAGCGCTACACCGGCGCCATCACCACCGCCGGTGGTCAAATCCACCGTCTGGAAGACTGGGGCCGTCGTCAGCTGGCTTACCCGATCAACAAGCTGCACAAGGCCCACTACGTTCTGATGAACGTGGAAGCCGATCAGGCCGTGATCGACGAGCTGGAAACCAACTTCCGCTACAACGACGCCGTGCTGCGCAACATGATCATGCGCACCAAGCAGGCCGTTACCGAGCCTTCCGAAATGGCCAAGGCCAAGGAAGAGCGCCAGCCGCGCCGCGACGATGCTCGCGCTGAAGCCGCTGCCGAGTAA
- the rpsR gene encoding 30S ribosomal protein S18 translates to MARYFRRRKFCRFTADGVTEIDYKDIATLKNYITESGKIVPSRITGTRAKYQRQLARAIKRARYLALLPYTDLHK, encoded by the coding sequence ATGGCACGTTATTTCCGTCGTCGTAAGTTCTGCCGTTTCACCGCTGACGGTGTTACCGAGATCGATTACAAAGACATCGCTACCCTGAAAAACTACATCACCGAGTCCGGTAAAATCGTACCGAGCCGCATCACCGGCACCCGCGCTAAATATCAGCGCCAGCTGGCCCGTGCGATCAAACGCGCTCGTTACCTGGCCCTGCTGCCTTACACCGATCTGCACAAGTAA
- the rplI gene encoding 50S ribosomal protein L9, with the protein MQVILLDKIAKLGGLGDQVTVKSGYARNYLLPQGKAVLATKDNVAAFEARRAELEAKLAEQLAAAQARADQLSALEAVVIESKSGDEGKLFGSIGARDVADAITAAGVEVAKSEVRLYDGVLRNVGEYEVGVQLHADVKATVKLQVVAA; encoded by the coding sequence ATGCAAGTTATTCTGCTTGATAAAATCGCCAAGCTGGGCGGTCTGGGTGACCAGGTTACCGTCAAGTCCGGTTACGCTCGTAACTACCTGCTGCCCCAGGGCAAAGCCGTACTGGCCACCAAAGACAACGTAGCGGCGTTTGAAGCCCGCCGCGCCGAGCTGGAAGCCAAACTGGCCGAGCAGCTGGCCGCTGCCCAGGCTCGCGCCGACCAGCTGTCTGCACTGGAAGCCGTGGTTATCGAGTCCAAGTCCGGTGACGAAGGCAAACTGTTCGGCTCCATCGGTGCCCGCGACGTGGCCGACGCCATCACCGCTGCCGGTGTTGAAGTGGCCAAGAGCGAAGTTCGCCTGTACGACGGCGTACTGCGCAACGTAGGCGAGTACGAAGTGGGTGTGCAGCTGCACGCCGACGTGAAGGCCACCGTTAAGCTGCAGGTAGTTGCTGCCTAA